The following are encoded together in the Natator depressus isolate rNatDep1 chromosome 10, rNatDep2.hap1, whole genome shotgun sequence genome:
- the LOC141994519 gene encoding uncharacterized protein LOC141994519: MEPVTLSCSSSPGQAWSKLERVKMLKRKRKETIEKKNSQVSVTDGWMKPAGICSPSDKAVVGATRTPPREPPKNQESALRPLSTQNSTRVQMKHQPSPNLIYVKPKDKTKHSGKKHPCKDNSSSSAATATPSPEKTVSENAHIHKPGTGALGIVNKKPRIENTCDAKVLQPCKHNSSSSVATAAPSPEKTVSENVHIHKPGVGTLGALNVCRNTHIHKPRAGTLGVVNKKLRTDKDPPYSSIWEEFDASFRKLMDAVSSGSLKLRHSKKIWKKYDALFRKLMDAESSGGLKERGAGKGGSDQA; this comes from the exons atggagccagtaactttaagttgcagttcatcaccaggccaag catggtcaaaacttgagcgggtaaaaatgctcaaaagaaaaaggaaagagacaattgaaaagaaaaattcacaagtatcagtgacagatggatggatgaagccgg caggcatatgcagcccttctgacaaggctgtagtgggagctacaaggacccctccccgagaaccaccaaagaaccaggaatctgctttgagacctttatcaacgcaaaacagcacaagagtgcagatgaagcatcagcccagtccaaacctcatttacgtcaaacccaaggacaaaacaaaacactctggtaaaaaacatccatgcaaagacaactccagttcctcagcggccaccgccacgccaagccctgagaaaactgtgagcgaaaacgcccacattcacaaacccggaacaggcgctctagggattgtgaataaaaaaccaaggattgaaaacacctgcgatgccaaggtattgcaaccatgcaaacacaactccagttcctcagtggccaccgccgcaccaagccctgagaaaactgtgagcgaaaacgtccacattcacaaacccggagtaggcactctaggggctctgaatgtgtgcagaaacacacacattcacaaacccagagcaggcactctaggggttgtgaataaaaaactaaggactgacaaagatcccccatattctagtatttgggaagagtttgatgcttcattcagaaaactgatggacgctgtatcttcggggagtctaaaactacggcattctaaaaagatttggaaaaaatacgacgctttgttcagaaaactgatggacgctgaatcctcagggggcctaaaagaaaggggggctggaaagggtggctctgatcaggcatga
- the LOC141994518 gene encoding uncharacterized protein LOC141994518, giving the protein MNAQLNDAFLEDPETLDSVAPSSEDEPGPPCFCSTPIQNVEEDSEDDGYEEFRRRLGMELTEPVPRRERNKVMQTIVRVAVYSVLNHCLREKLFEDCEGCVIDAPGQRHHDCVTWTSVDINCKLRGLCAELCLESLLNTVIAIGYAMQCLCLTQEHLAQGVTLINAVQFSGDPDHVLKKMTKPEDACLERYIDRLVRTKSYRTLLKKKAICKKSKRIKLENGEVPNMRYKTW; this is encoded by the exons atgaatgctcag ctcaatgatgcttttctagaggacccggagactctagacagcgttgcaccaagcagcgaagatgaaccgggcccaccttgtttttgctcaacgccaatacaaaatgttgaagaggactccgaggatgacggctatgaggagtttaggaggaggcttggcatggaactgactgagccagtgccacgtcgtgagcgtaacaaagtcatgcagactattgtacgcgttgctgtttattctgttcttaatcactgtcttagggaaaagctttttgaagattgtgagggctgtgtcatagatgcaccaggccagcggcaccatgactgtgtgacttggacttcagtggatataaactgcaagctccggggcctgtgtgctgagctgtgtttggaaagcttattaaacactgtgattgccataggttatgctatgcaatgtctatgcctaacccaagaacatttagcacaaggggtgaccttgataaatgctgtgcaattcagtggagaccctgaccatgttttaaagaaaatgaccaaaccggaagatgcctgcttagagcgttatattgaccgtctggtccgcacaaaaagttacagaaccctgcttaagaaaaaggctatttgtaagaaatctaaaaggattaagttagaaaatggtgaggtgccaaacatgcgatataaaacttggtag